The following proteins are co-located in the Salvelinus sp. IW2-2015 linkage group LG36, ASM291031v2, whole genome shotgun sequence genome:
- the LOC111959687 gene encoding glutamate decarboxylase 1 isoform X3, giving the protein MAASAPSSSGGEPDPNSTNLRPPGTSYDAWCGVAHGCTRKLGMKICGFLQKNNNLEEKISSFKERSSKDLLDNSDRDSRFRRTETDFSNLFARDLLPAKNGEEPTMQFLLEVVDILTNYVRKTFDRSTKVLDFHHPHQLLEGMEGFNLELSDQPESLEQILVDCRDTLKYGVRTGHPRFFNQLSTGLDIIGLAGEWLTSTANTNIRFWSKMKISRSDIIGALDELLNEGS; this is encoded by the exons ATGGCGGCGTCTGCACCTTCCTCCTCTGGCGGGGAACCGGATCCCAACTCGACAAATTTACGACCACCAGGCACAA GCTATGACGCTTGGTGTGGAGTTGCTCATGGATGTACTAGAAAATTGGGAATGAAGATATGTG GATTTTTGCAGAAGAACAATAACCTCGAGGAGAAGATTAGTTCCTTCAAGGAAAGATCGTCTAAGGACCTGCTTGATAACAGCGACAGGGATTCCCGTTTCAGACGCACGGAGACGGACTTTTCCAATCTGTTTGCTAGAG ATTTATTACCAGCCAAAAACGGAGAGGAGCCAACCATGCAGTTCTTGTTGGAGGTGGTGGATATTCTCACAAACTACGTCCGGAAGACCTTCGACAGATCCACCAAGGTCCTGGACTTCCACCACCCCCACCAGCTGCTGGAGGGCATGGAGGGCTTCAACCTGGAGCTGTCCGACCAGCCTGAGTCTCTGGAGCAGATCCTGGTGGACTGCAGGGATACCCTGAAATATGGAGTGAGAACAG GTCACCCCAGGTTTTTCAATCAGTTATCCACTGGTTTAGACATCATTGGGTTAGCAGGAGAATGGCTCACCTCCACTGCAAACACTAACAT AAGATTCTGGTCGAAGATGAAGATCAGTAGAAGTGACATAATTGGGGCCCTTGATGAGCTTCTAAATGAAGGATCCTGA
- the LOC111959304 gene encoding transcription factor Sp5 codes for MAAVAVLRNETLQAFLQDRTPNSSPENCKHSPLALLAATCNRIGHHHGSSPADFLQVPYDTTLGSPSRIFHPWSNEGNPQSTLSSNSTFGLSKSQLHIQSSFTSHHELPLTPPADPSYPYDFSPVKMLPCSMQSLQSSCPPTYVPAVTYAAPXAMQGFVTGHSGLVHQQQRQLSPNTGEDIPWWSLQQGNHVSHHSITTQSLGHHRFQLQRGLVMGHTDFAQYQTQIAALLHTKSPLATARRCRRCRCPNCQSSTSSDEPGKKKQHICHIPGCGKVYGKTSHLKAHLRWHSGERPFICNWLFCGKSFTRSDELQRHLRTHTGEKRFVCPDCCKRFMRSDHLAKHVKTHQNKKSKCHEKTLDHHVKREDLRNM; via the exons ATGGCAGCAGTGGCTGTACTGCGGAATGAAACACTCCAGGCTTTTCTTCAG GACCGTACTCCGAACTCTTCTCCAGAGAACTGCAAACACTCTCCACTGGCGCTGTTAGCTGCCACTTGTAACCGGATCGGACATCACCACGGATCAAGTCCGGCAGATTTCCTACAGGTTCCTTATGACACTACTTTAGGCTCACCGTCGCGAATCTTTCATCCTTGGAGTAACGAGGGGAATCCTCAAAGCACTCTCTCTAGCAATTCTACTTTTGGACTATCTAAATCCCAACTCCACATCCAAAGCTCATTTACTTCCCACCACGAGCTCCCGCTCACCCCTCCAGCGGATCCCTCATATCCCTATGACTTTTCTCCTGTGAAGATGTTACCTTGCTCCATGCAATCTTTGCAGTCCTCGTGCCCACCCACGTACGTCCCTGCTGTAACTTACGCAGCGCCAAMTGCCATGCAAGGTTTCGTTACCGGACACTCTGGCCTTGTGCACCAGCAACAGAGACAGTTGTCCCCTAACACAGGGGAGGATATTCCGTGGTGGAGTCTCCAACAGGGAAATCACGTCAGTCACCACTCAATCACCACACAATCCCTAGGTCACCACCGTTTCCAACTGCAGAGGGGCTTGGTAATGGGACATACAGACTTTGCGCAGTATCAGACTCAAATCGCTGCCCTCCTTCACACCAAGTCCCCCCTTGCAACAGCTCGAAGATGCCGGAGATGCAGGTGTCCAAACTGTCAGTCATCCACCTCAAGCGATGAGCCCGGCAAGAAAAAGCAACACATCTGTCACATACCAGGGTGCGGGAAAGTTTATGGCAAAACTTCCCATCTCAAAGCGCACCTGAGGTGGCACTCGGGAGAGCGTCCATTTATTTGTAACTGGCTTTTCTGTGGCAAGAGTTTCACCAGGTCTGAYGAGCTTCAGAGACACCTGAGGACTCATACTGGGGAGAAGCGTTTTGTTTGTCCGGATTGTTGYAAGAGGTTCATGAGGAGTGACCATTTGGCAAAACATGTCAAAACTCACCAGAACAAAAAATCTAAGTGTCATGAGAAGACACTTGATCATCACGTTAAAAGGGAAGATTTGAGGAACATGTAG